A stretch of Linepithema humile isolate Giens D197 chromosome 3, Lhum_UNIL_v1.0, whole genome shotgun sequence DNA encodes these proteins:
- the gcl gene encoding protein germ cell-less codes for MGSYASRIASISNTAVHNVYRGCKRKYIEEYDCECESDYIDRTLQTPKKRKLLATAEYIFKTLFQEEKGSDITVVILGRAWRLHKVYISQSPYFASMFSGSWREANEKVVNVEITDPNITMDSLSVVLGSFYQHEVNLEPKQVVSLLATATMFQLQGLIDECADIMEETTNCETVVPYYNAAVSYGVPTVKAAAKRWLEVNLLDYCWRHPCFLKDISPELMAELVASPDLVVLQTEFCIYMMLRAWLFTHINSYEEILKIDEYYKNHKWTEPFLSTEEGQEYAAPFKALRIKYLLLHEQDNKILYNDNLMPPDWLHNAYREQWLYLLRINANKDRGPKQMTEEEFSNECYRCGRRIDKPGEHVWRWKTFYYGLDLVMTLDTTSLRIERSHRVDSEQILANHKEHRILIKVCLFSLDEQRQVKHIQNSGMLRSRLRRNIEHEIMSLDKQLTYPLYISVNMQLVTPLTLKNKKTATDVLSDT; via the exons ATGGGTAGCTACGCGAGCAGGATTGCGTCGATATCAAATACGGCTGTGCACAATGTGTATCGCGGCTGTAAGCGCAAGTATATCGAGGAATACGACTGCGAGTGCGAGTCCGATTACATCGACCGAACGTTGCAAACGCCGAAAAA GAGAAAATTGCTCGCAACAGCGGAATACATATTCAAGACCTTGTTCCAAGAGGAGAAAGGCAGTGACATAACAGTGGTTATACTTGGAAGAGCATGGAGATTACACAAAGTTTATATTAGTCAG AGTCCATATTTTGCTAGTATGTTTTCTGGTTCTTGGAGAGAGGCTAATGAGAAAGTCGTTAATGTCGAAATTACAGATCCTAACATTACAATGGATT CACTATCTGTAGTACTGGGCTCGTTCTATCAACACGAAGTCAATTTGGAGCCGAAGCAAGTTGTTTCCCTTCTGGCAACAGCTACTATGTTCCAATTACAAGGTTTAATAGACGAGTGTGCAGATATTATGGAAGAAACTACAAACTGTGAAACTGTTGTGCCATATTATAACGCAGCTGTGTCATATGGTGTACCAACTGTGAAAGCAGCTGCGAAACGATGGCTGGAAGTTAATCTATTGGATTATTGCTGGCGACATCCGTgctttttgaaagatatttcgcCAGAATTGATGGCAGAATTAGTTGCCAGTCCGGATTTAGTTGTTCTGCAAACAGAGTTTTGCATATATATGATGTTACGTGCATG gTTATTTACACATATAAACAGTTACGAGGAGATACTAAAGATtgatgaatattataaaaatcacaaGTGGACAGAACCGTTTTTGTCGACCGAGGAAGGTCAGGAATATGCAGCACCTTTTAAGGCACTaaggataaaatatttgttgttaCACGAGCAAGACAACAAGATCTTGTACAACGATAATTTAATGCCACCAGATTGGCTGCATAATGCTTACAGAGAGCAGTGGCTTTATTTACTAagaattaatgcaaataaagacAGAGG CCCGAAGCAAATGACGGAGGAGGAGTTTTCCAACGAATGCTATCGGTGTGGTAGACGTATTGACAAACCAGGCGAACATGTCTGGAGATGGAAGACCTTCTATTATGGATTAGATTTAGTAATGACGCTGGATACAACTAGCTTGCGCATAGAAAGAAGTCACAGAGTAGACTCGGAGCAGATTCTGGCCAACCATAAAGAACACAGGATTCTGATAAA AGTTTGTCTATTTTCGTTGGACGAACAGCGACAAGTAAAGCACATACAAAATTCGGGTATGTTAAGATCACGCTTAAGGAGGAATATAGAA caTGAAATAATGTCTTTGGACAAGCAGCTAACTTATCCTTTGTACATATCAGTCAACATGCAACTAGTCACGCCACTcacattgaaaaataagaagaCAGCAACTGATGTACTTTCGGACACATAG
- the LOC105674256 gene encoding heparan-alpha-glucosaminide N-acetyltransferase isoform X2 — protein MTIVSEHVKTNPCLNDNATLGIDEACFSILNKYNNSISFYSYLSECYLCKGVLQAVLPAKSNTTLVVSTKYPLHVFYEDPYSASEFCHTTYNFKEHGSYGWNISKESLCSDIYTIHEPVNSYFPIFVAFMVCVVLTILFAISKVIIRVVRGKLSPDNIHDDLDRLQEAETSNPIIRTTRSSTRIRSVDTFRGIAILLMIFVNNGGGKYVFFNHTAWNGLTVADLVFPWFAWIMGLSITISKRSELRVSSSRGKVILRCLQRAFILILLGLMLNSMHTKSLKDLRFPGVLQLLAVSYFVCATIETIFTKAHSQFGRFTIVRDILNNWAQWLIILAIVTTHTLITFLLPVPNCPKGYLGPGGYHEFGKFANCTGGAAGYIDRLVFGSHMYSKTENSVYGTILPHDPEGIMNTISIILVVYMGVHAGKILLLYYQCNARIVRWLLWSGVTGIIAGILCHFDKESGVIPVSKKMMTLSFVLTMSCFAFLLYVILHFFVDYKQYWSGAPFIYAGLNPITLYIGHTITMGLFPWAWKLSHPTHWSLLTMNLWTTILWGIIAYWLYLKDIIISI, from the exons ATGACAATAGTGAGTGAACACGTTAAAACAAATCCTTGTCTCAATGACAACGCAACGCTTGGAATAGATGAAGCATGTTttagtattttgaataaatataacaacTCTATCTCGTTTTATTCATATCTGTCAGAATGTTACTTG TGCAAAGGTGTACTGCAAGCTGTCTTACCAGCAAAAAGCAATACCACGTTGGTTGTTTCTACGAAATATCCTCTGCATGTATTTTACGAAGATCCATATTCTGCCAGTGAATTTTGTCA TACCACATACAATTTTAAAGAACATGGAAGCTATGGATGGAATATTTCTAAAGAGTCACTATGTTCGGATATTTATACTATTCATGAGCCTGTGAATAGCTACTTTC CAATATTTGTAGCTTTTATGGTATGTGTTGTGTTAacgattttatttgcaatttccaAAGTTATTATACGTGTTGTAAGAGGAAAATTATCTCCAGATAACATACACGAT gATTTGGACAGGCTTCAAGAAGCAGAGACATCGAATCCAATAATTAGGACAACCAGATCCAGTACTAGAATCCGCTCAGTTGACACGTTTCGAGg GATTGCTATATTattgatgatatttgttaataatggTGGCGGCAAATAcgtatttttcaatcacaCCGCATGGAATGGTCTGACAGTGGCAGACTTAGTATTTCCTTG GTTTGCATGGATTATGGGATTATCGATCACTATATCAAAACGTTCGGAACTTCGTGTATCGAGCTCACGTGGAAAAGTTATTTTGCGTTGCCTGCAGCGCGcatttattttgatacttCTCGGACTGATGTTAAATTCGATGCACACGAAGTCGTTAAAGGACCTTCGGTTTCCAGGAGTTCTTCAGCTGCTGGCCGTTTCGTATTTCGTATGCGCCACAATCGAGACTATATTCACGAAGGCTCACTCTCAG TTCGGTCGATTCACAATCGTACGAGATATTCTCAACAATTGGGCGCAATGGTTGATCATTTTAGCGATCGTGACGACTCACACTCTAATCACGTTTCTCCTTCCCGTCCCGAATTGTCCAAAAGGATACCTAGGGCCCGGTGGTTATCACGAATTCGGAAAATTCGCGAATTGCACTGGAGGCGCGGCTGGTTACATAGACAGACTTGTTTTTGGAAGTCACATGTATTCGAAAACGGAAAATTCGGTTTATGGCACCATTCTGCCTCACGATCCCGAAG GCATAATGAATACTATATCTATAATACTTGTTGTGTATATGGGCGTCCATGCTGGTAAGATTTTGCTGCTTTATTACCAATGCAATGCGAGAATAGTGCGCTGGCTGCTTTGGTCGGGTGTTACG GGTATTATTGCTGGAATATTATGCCACTTTGATAAAGAATCTGGAGTGATACCAGTCAGCAAGAAAATGATGACACTCTCATTCGTGTTGACTATGTCctgttttgcatttttactATACGTAATCCTACACTTTTTTGTTGATTATAAGCAATACTGGAGTGGAGCGCCTTTCATTTACGCAG GTTTGAATCCAATTACTCTCTATATCGGCCACACTATTACTATGGGTTTATTCCCATGGGCTTGGAAATTGTCTCATCCTACACACTGGTCGCTTCTCACTATGAATTTATGGACCACGATCTTATGGGGCATTATTGCATACTGGCTTTACttgaaagatattattatatctatttaa
- the Mppe gene encoding metallophosphoesterase 1 homolog, whose product MFRRNRLKHRVIIFIVLATIFYNEFLVYEVQKFKWAMRECSECVKVLLVADPQVLGEKYENYFGSWIARWDSDRYLEKTFSRAVKYSQPHVIAFLGDLMDEGHVANAEDFERYKRRLDSIFNMPDDIMKIYLPGDNDIGGEEDLVSASINKRFNFAYTQPDTLVYKTVTFFKVNRLTRTMPEAPKDAFLNDYAERNTTNVILSHMPLLFSPGSFVQNVLKELSPQVIFTAHEHKAMHISLDTATDQLSDIWVLPPYETPLYQLRMDVGDIHEVLIPTCSYRMGTVHMGYGLAYIDTQEKTVEFTILWLPRRFLQLCAYLFIIVLIIVLATCSFLSSCCMKSYSTYSRLPPV is encoded by the exons ATGTTCCGACGAAATAg GTTGAAGCATAGAGTAATCATTTTCATCGTTCTTGCGACAATATTCTACAATGAATTTCTTGTATATGAAGTGCAAAAGTTTAAGTGGGCCATGCGCGAATGCTCTGAATGTGTCAAAGTTCTGCTTGTCGCAGATCCGCAAGTACTTGGGGAAAAatatgagaattattttggCTCATGGATAGCAAGATGGGACAGTGATAG GTACTTAGAAAAGACTTTTTCGAGAGCGGTAAAATATTCTCAACCACATGTCATTGCTTTTCTTGGTGATCTCATGGACGAAGGTCATGTGGCTAATGCGGAAgattttgaaagatataaaaggAGACtagattcaatatttaatatgccAGATGACATAATG AAAATTTACTTACCAGGTGATAATGACATCGGAGGTGAGGAAGATCTTGTCTCTGCCAGCATCAACAAGAGattcaattttgcatataCTCAACCAGATACATTAGTTTACAAAACTGTCACCTTTTTTAAg gTAAACAGATTGACGCGTACAATGCCGGAAGCGCCAAAGGATGCGTTTCTCAATGACTACGCAGAAAGGAATACAACTAATGTTATCCTTAGCCACATGCCTTTGCTGTTCTCTCCTGGCAGTTTTGTGCAAAAT GTACTCAAAGAGTTATCACCGCAAGTGATTTTTACCGCACACGAGCACAAAGCAATGCACATAAGTCTGGACACAGCAACGGATCAGCTGAGCGACATTTGGGTTCTGCCGCCGTACGAAACGCCTTTGTATCAATTGCGAATGGATGTCGGGGACATTCACGAAGTGTTAATACCGACCTGTTCTTACAGAATGGGCACGGTACACATGGGTTATGGGCTTGCTTATATAG ATACTCAAGAGAAAACCGTCGAGTTCACGATTCTGTGGTTACCAAGGAGATTTCTGCAACTATGTGCTTATctgtttataattgtattgatCATCGTACTTGCCACTTGTTCTTTCCTCTCGAGCTGCTGCATGAAGAGCTACTCAACTTACAGTCGTTTACCTCCCGTATGA
- the LOC105674311 gene encoding DNA polymerase beta-like — protein sequence MGKRKAASISGNPNQDLCDFLLELADYERNVSKNVFKYNAYRKAAGTLGALPERVKSGNEAKKLPGIGIKIAQKIDEFLETGKLKKLEDIKKDENNAVISLLARVSGIGPAKAKELVDAGIKTLEDLKKHQDKLTHHQKLGLKYFEDFEKKIPRAEIVQIEKILKNGIKELSNDYLVTICGSYRRGKEESGDIDVLITHPDYTSKIKDAKKKNISLKAIVECLEKKRLITDTISLGPTKFMGVCRLPEDKNKPFRRLDIRLTFHDQYYCAILYFTGSDLFNKNMRAHALEKKYTLNEYALKPLITEGCPGEGAKITCEEDIFKIIGLPYKDPKDRNI from the exons ATGGGTAAGAGAAAAGCTGCAAGCATTTCAGGCAATCCAAATCAAGATTTGTGTGATTTTTTGTTGG AATTGGCTGATTATGAGCGTAACGTCAGCAAGaatgttttcaaatacaatgCCTATCGTAAAGCAGCCGGAACATTAGGTGCTTTGCCAGAGAGAGTCAAGAGTGGTAACGAAGCAAAGAAATTACCTGGAAtaggaataaaaattgcacagaAAATTGATGAGTTTCTTGAAActggaaaattgaaaaaattggaaGAT ATAAagaaagatgaaaataatgcCGTTATTAGCTTATTGGCCAGAGTGTCTGGCATAGGTCCTGCTAAAGCAAAGGAATTAGTGGATGCTGGCATCAAGACATTAGAAGATCTCAAGAAACATCAAGACAAGCTCACACATCATCAGAAACTTGGATTGAA GTATTTTGAGGATTTCGAGAAGAAGATACCTAGAGCAGAAATTGTGCAAATAGAAAAGATATTGAAGAATGGTATCAAAGAGTTGAGCAATGATTATCTTGTGACCATTTGTGGAAGTTACAGACGTGGTAAAGAAGAAAGCGGAGATATTGATGTTCTCATAACACATCCTGATTATACATCGAAGATCAAAgatgcaaaaaagaaaaacatatcATTGAAAGCAATCGTTGAGTGTCTTGAGAAAAAACGATTAATTACCGATACGATATCTCTTGGACCCACAAAGTTTATG GGAGTGTGTCGATTACCAGAGGATAAGAATAAACCTTTCAGAAGACTGGACATACGACTCACATTTCACGATCAATATTATTGCGCCATACTTTATTTTACAGGAAGTGATCTATTCAACAAGAATATGAGAGCACATGCattagaaaagaaatacaCTCTCAATGAATATGCACTGAAACCTCTTATAACTGAAG gtTGTCCAGGAGAAGGTGCAAAAATTACATGTGAAGaagatatctttaaaattatcgGTTTACCTTATAAAGATCCAAAAGacagaaatatatag
- the LOC105674256 gene encoding heparan-alpha-glucosaminide N-acetyltransferase isoform X1 codes for MTIVSEHVKTNPCLNDNATLGIDEACFSILNKYNNSISFYSYLSECYLCKGVLQAVLPAKSNTTLVVSTKYPLHVFYEDPYSASEFCHTTYNFKEHGSYGWNISKESLCSDIYTIHEPVNSYFPIFVAFMVCVVLTILFAISKVIIRVVRGKLSPDNIHDDLDRLQEAETSNPIIRTTRSSTRIRSVDTFRGIAILLMIFVNNGGGKYVFFNHTAWNGLTVADLVFPWFAWIMGLSITISKRSELRVSSSRGKVILRCLQRAFILILLGLMLNSMHTKSLKDLRFPGVLQLLAVSYFVCATIETIFTKAHSQDDLLQFGRFTIVRDILNNWAQWLIILAIVTTHTLITFLLPVPNCPKGYLGPGGYHEFGKFANCTGGAAGYIDRLVFGSHMYSKTENSVYGTILPHDPEGIMNTISIILVVYMGVHAGKILLLYYQCNARIVRWLLWSGVTGIIAGILCHFDKESGVIPVSKKMMTLSFVLTMSCFAFLLYVILHFFVDYKQYWSGAPFIYAGLNPITLYIGHTITMGLFPWAWKLSHPTHWSLLTMNLWTTILWGIIAYWLYLKDIIISI; via the exons ATGACAATAGTGAGTGAACACGTTAAAACAAATCCTTGTCTCAATGACAACGCAACGCTTGGAATAGATGAAGCATGTTttagtattttgaataaatataacaacTCTATCTCGTTTTATTCATATCTGTCAGAATGTTACTTG TGCAAAGGTGTACTGCAAGCTGTCTTACCAGCAAAAAGCAATACCACGTTGGTTGTTTCTACGAAATATCCTCTGCATGTATTTTACGAAGATCCATATTCTGCCAGTGAATTTTGTCA TACCACATACAATTTTAAAGAACATGGAAGCTATGGATGGAATATTTCTAAAGAGTCACTATGTTCGGATATTTATACTATTCATGAGCCTGTGAATAGCTACTTTC CAATATTTGTAGCTTTTATGGTATGTGTTGTGTTAacgattttatttgcaatttccaAAGTTATTATACGTGTTGTAAGAGGAAAATTATCTCCAGATAACATACACGAT gATTTGGACAGGCTTCAAGAAGCAGAGACATCGAATCCAATAATTAGGACAACCAGATCCAGTACTAGAATCCGCTCAGTTGACACGTTTCGAGg GATTGCTATATTattgatgatatttgttaataatggTGGCGGCAAATAcgtatttttcaatcacaCCGCATGGAATGGTCTGACAGTGGCAGACTTAGTATTTCCTTG GTTTGCATGGATTATGGGATTATCGATCACTATATCAAAACGTTCGGAACTTCGTGTATCGAGCTCACGTGGAAAAGTTATTTTGCGTTGCCTGCAGCGCGcatttattttgatacttCTCGGACTGATGTTAAATTCGATGCACACGAAGTCGTTAAAGGACCTTCGGTTTCCAGGAGTTCTTCAGCTGCTGGCCGTTTCGTATTTCGTATGCGCCACAATCGAGACTATATTCACGAAGGCTCACTCTCAG GACGACTTGTTGCAGTTCGGTCGATTCACAATCGTACGAGATATTCTCAACAATTGGGCGCAATGGTTGATCATTTTAGCGATCGTGACGACTCACACTCTAATCACGTTTCTCCTTCCCGTCCCGAATTGTCCAAAAGGATACCTAGGGCCCGGTGGTTATCACGAATTCGGAAAATTCGCGAATTGCACTGGAGGCGCGGCTGGTTACATAGACAGACTTGTTTTTGGAAGTCACATGTATTCGAAAACGGAAAATTCGGTTTATGGCACCATTCTGCCTCACGATCCCGAAG GCATAATGAATACTATATCTATAATACTTGTTGTGTATATGGGCGTCCATGCTGGTAAGATTTTGCTGCTTTATTACCAATGCAATGCGAGAATAGTGCGCTGGCTGCTTTGGTCGGGTGTTACG GGTATTATTGCTGGAATATTATGCCACTTTGATAAAGAATCTGGAGTGATACCAGTCAGCAAGAAAATGATGACACTCTCATTCGTGTTGACTATGTCctgttttgcatttttactATACGTAATCCTACACTTTTTTGTTGATTATAAGCAATACTGGAGTGGAGCGCCTTTCATTTACGCAG GTTTGAATCCAATTACTCTCTATATCGGCCACACTATTACTATGGGTTTATTCCCATGGGCTTGGAAATTGTCTCATCCTACACACTGGTCGCTTCTCACTATGAATTTATGGACCACGATCTTATGGGGCATTATTGCATACTGGCTTTACttgaaagatattattatatctatttaa